The genomic DNA CCGCCTGTGACACCATAAATTTGTGCCGTGACATAACTAGCATCATCTGAAGCGAGGAAGACATAGACGCTCGAAAGTTCGACCGGTTGACCACTCCGTTTAAGCGGTGTTTCCTGACCGAATTCTGGAATGTTTTCGCTTGGTTGACCACCTGAGATTTGCAACGGCGTCCAGATTGGACCCGGTGCAACAGAGTTGACGCGGATGCCTTTTGGCGCGACTTGTTTCGCAAGTCCACGTGTAAAGCCGTTGATGGCAAATTTCGTTGACGCGTAATCGAGCAGGTTCGCACTTGGGTTGTAGCCTTGAACCGAAGTCGTCGTGATAATCGAAGCCCCTTCTTTTAACAACGGGAGGGCAGCTTTAACGACCCAAAACAAAGAAAAAACATTGATTTCATATGTTTTGCGGAGTTGTTCCGTCGACAGGTCCATGATGTCCTCGACGGCTTGCTGTTTGCCGGCGACGAGTGCCAGAATATCGATTCCGCCAAGTGATTCGTGTGCTTCTTTGACGAGTTGCTGACAGAACGTTTCATCACTGAGGTCGCCCGCCAGTAAGTATGCTTTTTGGCCGGCAGCTTCAACAAGTGCTTTAACTTCTTCAGCGTCTTGTTGTTCTTCCGGTAGATAGTTGAGGAACACATCTGCACCTTCACGTGCATAAGCAATGGCAGCGGCACGACCGATTCCAGAATCGCCCCCTGTGATCAAGGCTTTTTTCCCGATCAGTTTACCGGAACCTTTATAACTTTCTTCGCCACAATCCGGGATTGGCTCCATTTTTGCCTGGACAGCCGGTGCCTCCTGATATTGTTTTGGGAAGTCATCATTAAAATATTGTGTAAGTGGATTGTTAGACTGTGACATGAACTGATTCCTCCTAGGTAGTGGTTTCATTTGCATAAGAAGTATGTTCCCTGTCACTTCACGTCTAAACGTCAATTGATTAATCAAGTGAAATTTTCGTTAAGTGGAAAAGTGCGCTCAACAAGGCTGTAGCAATAACTAATCGAAGCGGACAAAGAGCAAATAAAAAAATCGAAGTCCACAGATGTGAACTCCGATTTTGATTAAAGATGGGGTAGTTGACCGATCAGACACGTTCCGATGTCAGTTCTTTCATCCCTTGTAAAGCTGCTTGATTCAGTAAGTTCCATGGTTTGTTGTAGTGCGGTTGGAAGAAGAAGTCGACGAAAGCGAGTTCTTCAAGCGTCATCTCATTTTGAATCGCGACCGACAATGTATTCATCGCCTGGGTGAGGTCGACTTTTGAGATGATTTGTGCACCCACGACACGATGAGTCGTAGTTTCATACACAAGTTTCAGTTGGACATTTTCAGCTGTCGGCATGAACTCAGGACGGTAGGCATCTTGAACCGTCGTACTTGTCACTTCTAAACCGAAGAACGGAGCAGCATCTTCTGTCAGACCGGTCGAAGCAATGTTTAAGTCATACAACCGGAGACCGGACGTTCCTTGTGTGCCTTGGTAGCGGATCGTCGGAGCGAGTAAATTTTTCCCGACGAGTGTCCCCATACGGACGGCATTTGTCGCGAGCGGAATATAAGCGTGTGTCCGGGCAGGATTGTAGTAGACGGCACAGCTGTCACCGGCAGCAAAGATGTTCGGATTACTGGTCCGCATATAGTCGTCGACGATGATCGCTCCGTTCGGCAACATATCGATTTGTCCTTTTAACAATTCCGTACTTGGTCGGAAACCGACACAGAGAATGACGAGATCCGTTTCGAACGTTCCTTTATCCGTGACGACTTGTGTGACATTACCGTCCACGCCGGTAAAGCTTTGAACGGTCTGGTTCAACTCGAGGTGAATCCCGCGGTCTGTCAATTCGTTTTCAATGATATCCGTGAATGAACGATCCAAGTATTTATTTAAAATCCGGTCGGCACTGTCGATGAACGTGACATCTTTGCCGTATGCTTCGAATGCTTCAACCAATTCAGCACCGATGTAACCGGCACCGACAACGGTAATCCGCTGGGCATCCGTTGCTTTTTTGATGATGGTTTGTGCGTGGTGATAGTTTTTGCAGAGCTCAATTTGATTCAGTTCAATCCCGGGAAGCATCGGGATGATCGGCCATGAACCAGTCGTCATAATCAATTTATCGTACGTATCATGAACGGTTTCACCCGTTAAGAGATTTTTTGCAAGAATCGTTTGGTTCGTGCTGTCGATTTCCAGGACATCATGTTTTAAGCGCATCTCGGCACCGAGTTCAGTCAGTTCATCCGGTGAAGAATAAAACAGCGACTCCGCATGCTCGACGACGCCACCGACGTGAAGCGCAATGCCGCAAGAAAGGAATGAGACGTTATCGTTTCGTTCGTAAACGGTGATATCCAGTTGCTCGTGCTGTGAAGTCAATTCTTTAACTGCTGCTGTTCCTGCGTGTGTACAACCGATGACTGCTACTTTCATGAGTAAAGTCCCCTTTTTGTTTGTGATAAAGATCACATTCATTTGATAGTCTTAGTGTATTACTTCACAATGTTGTTTTCAAGTAGTTTGTTCACTATTGAGCATAAGTTTGTCGGAATTGTGAATGAGTGAGCAAATCGGGTTTCGAGGAGTTATGAATAGATTGTTCATCTGTATCGTTTCTGTTAAAAACGTGTAAAACTGTTTTAGTTTCTGAAGTTCGGGTTATAATGAAACAGAGAACTAAACGAAAGGGTGGAAACCGATGGATACCGAGAGGATCGATCATCTATTCAGCTTACCTGATTTTTAGCAGTGCCAATCTTCATTGAACAGGAAGGTAATGGCTTGAAAAAAATCAGGGAGAGCGAAAATAGATGAATACCCAAACGGGACAACTACAATCTCTCCCATGGAAGATACGGGAGAGGACAATAACACATGAAACGAATCATAACCATCTTAAGCGGAACGCTACTTATGGCGTTCGGCTACTACACCTTGAATGAACAATTTGGATTAGCAGAAGGCGGATTTATCGGTCTGTCTTTACTCGGACGTTACTTTTTTGACATTAATCCATCGATTTCGATGATCGTACTCGACATTCCGTTTTTTATCGGAGCGTTATATTTTAAAGGAAAACGTTTTGTCAGTGAAGCACTCGTATCGGCAGGCGCATTGTCGCTGTTTTACGAAATGTGGTACCGACTGGATCTGTTTCATTTTCCGGAACAGGCATGGCCGGCAACACTGATTGCTGCTGTCGCCAGTGGAATCGTGACCGGCTATGGTCTTGGTCTCGTTCTGAAAAGTGGCGCGGCAACAGGAGGAGACGATTTGTTGTCGATGGGCCTCAGTAAGCTGACCGGCTTATCAATCGGGACGATTTTATTTGGTCTTGATGCCATCGTCCTTGTCATCTCACTCGTCTATCTGCCGTTGAGTTTAACGTTGTATACGTTGCTCGCAGTCGCGATTGCGGGACGTGTCGTCTCGGTCATGACACGCGAACCGGTTACTGCACCGGCTGCTGCGGTAGCTGAACTGAAATGAAACGAAGCAAAATCCTTCCTGACGACAGGAGGGATTTTGTTTTAGGATATAAAAGAGAAGAAAGGGGCAAAATCGATGATTAGACAAGCAACTGCCAATGACGCGGATCAAATCGCACCGTTGATTGAACAGGCGATTCATGAAATTGCGGAGACACTGACGGGAACACAGAAGAAGGAATTGATTTTGGAACGGCTCGCGCTGTTTGTTACGCAAGCGGGAAACCGGCTCAGTCACGAGAACATTCTCGTCAAGGAGCTCGACGGGCATGTCGTCGGCATCGTCATCGCATACGCGGGAGTGGATGCAGCACAGTTGGATGAACCGATTAAACGTCAACTGCTCGAATGGACAGGACAAGAGGTGAAGATTGATCAAGAGACGGAAGGAAACGTCTTTTATCTGGATACATTGTCGGTGGATGCGGCATATGGTGGAAAAGGAATTGGGTCTGAGCTGTTGCAGGCAGCGGCGGACGAAGGGGAACGGCGTGGATTACGGGCGTTTACGTTAAATGCGGATCAGACGAATGCTGGTGCGCAACGCCTGTATCGGCGTCTTGGATTCGTCCCGGTCAAGACGATTGAAATCAGTGGCGGACAATTTGATTATATGGAACGACCGTATTCAATTTAAATGATGAGGGAAGTACTTCGAATTCGTTTCAAGATTCGTTGATACGCAGACAAGACTTCGCTTTCCGCGGGCGAAACGTGAGCCTCCGCGTCGCCTGCGCGACTTACGGGGTCTCACCTGTTCCGCTTTTCCCGCAGGAGTCTTCGTCTTGTCTGCTTCTCAACGACGTTTTGTTAAGCTGTTAAGATCGACACATTAAGAATCTGGATTCAAAAAATTACTCGCTTCATGCGACTCCTACAGGAAAAGGCGTGGAAAAGAGTGATTTTTTATGTTCAGCTTAATTAAGTGACGATGATTTGTGATTCGCTGGAGTCGACCGGATCCATCACTTTAAAAAACGTTGTAACAGAACGGATTCGACAGGCGTAATCTGCTCTTTCAAACGGGAAGCTGCACACAACCGTAAACAAGCCTTAAATCCGGTGACTTTTCTGATGCGCTTAAAGTAACAGACACGGTACAAATGACTGAGGATGAAGCGGGAAACGCGTTCTGCCGGATTTCGTAAAGACATTCGCCCCCCGTAGCGAATCAATAAAAAAGTACGGGCGACGTCCATCAGTGGATTGCCGATGGAGGCATCCATCCAATCGATGACATAGACGTCTTCTTTGACAAGCAACAGATTATACGGGTGAAAATCACCATGACATAAAGTATGTCCCGCTACAAGTGTAGTGTGAGCAGGATACCGTTCTTGAAGACGCGGTAACCCGTCGACGGATAACGTATGAAGATACCTTTGTAAAGTGACGATGGTCGTCATGTAGCGGAGAATCTGAACGGGATGACGTTTCATCAAATCACCGAGCGATTCCCCTTTCAAGTACTCCATGCGAATGGAATGATCAACTTGATTATAGACACGAGGTGTCATCGGAAAGTGGTTCTGGATAGACAGATGATTTAAAAATTCCTGCTGGACCGCTGCATGCGGAACGTGTGCATGAAACTGCTTTCGAACAATCGCCGCAGTTTCTTGTTGAATCGTTGCCGTGTTGCCGGTTCCAATGATATTCATCCAAATCCGCTCCTTATCGTAAGATCATCCGATACAGCCGTGCCTCCGCATCCTCCGGTTCGAACCGGGGATCACTCGTAAAGCGGAAAACTTCCTTCACTTCAATCGGTACATCTGCCGCCCGTAACCGTTTGAGCAATCGTCCGGTCAGGTAGACCTCCTGTGATTTTGGTTCCGCCCGCCATTTGCTGACGGATCCAATCGGGACGATCGTAGCGTCAGGACGCGCCATCAAAAACTGACGTTCTTCTTCATCCGTAAAGATGGTCGCGGACGCCGGTAAACCGGTAAGGGCTTTCGCCAGCTGAATCGTAGCCGGTTTAGTAGTCGCTTGTTGATACAAAGCGATACTTCCGATCAGCAATTGAATACATAAAAACGGAACGAGCCAACGGATCGACAGACGGCGGACGAGTAAAACCACAAGCAGTAAGACGAGTGGTAAGACATGTCGCGGTTTATCGATGTTTTGGGCAAACCAGACCCAGAGAAAATAACCGGTTCCGGTAACGCTCCACCAGAGAGGGAACGAACGGAGACGTTGGCAAAATAAGAGTAGTCCCGATCCGAGACCAATCCAAGTAGCGAACCCAAGACCATGCCAACCGATTTGTTTGATTGTCAGTCCAAGTCGTTCCAGCAGGGTGGCGTCATCCGTTTGCGCCGTGCCGCCCCAGTCCGAGAAATGACCCGTCACGAAGCTGAGTGATAATTGGGCAAAGGAGGCCGGTCCGCCGACAGAGAAGGCGACCGGTAACAGCCAGGCGAGTTGGGCGAGGAGCAGGACTGCCATCTCTGACACCACTTGCCAAGCGTCACGCCGCACTTGCCACAGTAAAAACAAAAGGATGATTCCAAACGGTGCATAGGATAACCGGGTCGCCATCAACAGGCCAAACAAGAGGTACGGCAAAAGACGGAAATGCCCCTGCCGTGCGCGTTCGACACTCCAAACGAACCAACAAAGAACACCAAGGGCGAGACCATCCGACATCCCGGTTGCGGACAAGACGACAAGGGAAGCCGTCGACACGACCGTAAAAGCAGCCAGCAGACGAACCGCATCGAATCGTCTACG from Exiguobacterium sibiricum 7-3 includes the following:
- a CDS encoding SDR family oxidoreductase, whose product is MSQSNNPLTQYFNDDFPKQYQEAPAVQAKMEPIPDCGEESYKGSGKLIGKKALITGGDSGIGRAAAIAYAREGADVFLNYLPEEQQDAEEVKALVEAAGQKAYLLAGDLSDETFCQQLVKEAHESLGGIDILALVAGKQQAVEDIMDLSTEQLRKTYEINVFSLFWVVKAALPLLKEGASIITTTSVQGYNPSANLLDYASTKFAINGFTRGLAKQVAPKGIRVNSVAPGPIWTPLQISGGQPSENIPEFGQETPLKRSGQPVELSSVYVFLASDDASYVTAQIYGVTGGIELA
- a CDS encoding FAD-dependent oxidoreductase, with translation MKVAVIGCTHAGTAAVKELTSQHEQLDITVYERNDNVSFLSCGIALHVGGVVEHAESLFYSSPDELTELGAEMRLKHDVLEIDSTNQTILAKNLLTGETVHDTYDKLIMTTGSWPIIPMLPGIELNQIELCKNYHHAQTIIKKATDAQRITVVGAGYIGAELVEAFEAYGKDVTFIDSADRILNKYLDRSFTDIIENELTDRGIHLELNQTVQSFTGVDGNVTQVVTDKGTFETDLVILCVGFRPSTELLKGQIDMLPNGAIIVDDYMRTSNPNIFAAGDSCAVYYNPARTHAYIPLATNAVRMGTLVGKNLLAPTIRYQGTQGTSGLRLYDLNIASTGLTEDAAPFFGLEVTSTTVQDAYRPEFMPTAENVQLKLVYETTTHRVVGAQIISKVDLTQAMNTLSVAIQNEMTLEELAFVDFFFQPHYNKPWNLLNQAALQGMKELTSERV
- a CDS encoding YitT family protein, with protein sequence MKRIITILSGTLLMAFGYYTLNEQFGLAEGGFIGLSLLGRYFFDINPSISMIVLDIPFFIGALYFKGKRFVSEALVSAGALSLFYEMWYRLDLFHFPEQAWPATLIAAVASGIVTGYGLGLVLKSGAATGGDDLLSMGLSKLTGLSIGTILFGLDAIVLVISLVYLPLSLTLYTLLAVAIAGRVVSVMTREPVTAPAAAVAELK
- a CDS encoding GNAT family N-acetyltransferase, translating into MIRQATANDADQIAPLIEQAIHEIAETLTGTQKKELILERLALFVTQAGNRLSHENILVKELDGHVVGIVIAYAGVDAAQLDEPIKRQLLEWTGQEVKIDQETEGNVFYLDTLSVDAAYGGKGIGSELLQAAADEGERRGLRAFTLNADQTNAGAQRLYRRLGFVPVKTIEISGGQFDYMERPYSI
- a CDS encoding phosphotransferase family protein is translated as MNIIGTGNTATIQQETAAIVRKQFHAHVPHAAVQQEFLNHLSIQNHFPMTPRVYNQVDHSIRMEYLKGESLGDLMKRHPVQILRYMTTIVTLQRYLHTLSVDGLPRLQERYPAHTTLVAGHTLCHGDFHPYNLLLVKEDVYVIDWMDASIGNPLMDVARTFLLIRYGGRMSLRNPAERVSRFILSHLYRVCYFKRIRKVTGFKACLRLCAASRLKEQITPVESVLLQRFLK